One region of Pseudomonadota bacterium genomic DNA includes:
- a CDS encoding type II toxin-antitoxin system HigB family toxin: MELIGRKILDDFKIKYGDAKSQIDAFCAEVEEARWETSLDIKKRYPHASFLADNRVIFNIKGNQYRLDIKISYRNQVVYIKRIGTHAEYSKWSFEVKKGNIK, translated from the coding sequence ATGGAGTTAATTGGACGGAAAATACTTGACGATTTTAAGATAAAATACGGTGATGCCAAATCGCAAATAGATGCCTTTTGCGCTGAAGTTGAAGAAGCTCGATGGGAGACCTCCTTGGACATAAAAAAACGTTACCCACATGCAAGCTTCTTGGCTGATAACAGAGTTATATTTAATATTAAAGGCAATCAGTACAGGTTAGATATAAAGATAAGCTATAGAAATCAAGTAGTCTATATAAAAAGAATTGGAACACATGCGGAATATTCAAAATGGAGTTTTGAGGTAAAGAAAGGAAATATAAAATGA
- a CDS encoding nucleotidyltransferase family protein has translation MKKSFISSEDVLNKLRENGSQLQAMGVKRLGLFGSFVRGEQKGGSDIDLIVEFETGKKTFDNFMALSFLLEALLQRRIELVTAESLSPYIGPYILKEAEYVSLAA, from the coding sequence TTGAAGAAGTCATTTATATCAAGTGAAGATGTATTGAATAAGCTACGTGAGAATGGGAGCCAATTGCAGGCTATGGGGGTGAAGCGACTCGGGCTGTTCGGGTCCTTCGTTCGCGGTGAGCAGAAGGGTGGCAGCGATATCGATCTTATCGTAGAATTCGAAACGGGCAAGAAAACCTTCGACAACTTTATGGCCCTCTCTTTTTTACTGGAGGCTTTATTGCAGCGGAGAATTGAACTCGTTACCGCAGAGTCCTTGAGCCCTTATATCGGGCCCTACATTCTGAAAGAAGCCGAATATGTCAGCCTCGCCGCTTGA
- a CDS encoding PASTA domain-containing protein yields MKNFTAKLFLVVLSIFVLHICVVEMSFAQSSGPVKTMPNLIGMTRQQAEAVLKQAGVSNYRVGFKETSDQNQDEKVFTQEPAAGKPLPAPGINPLAPSVNFTFYLNRNVPVSVPNVVGLSDAEAGRVLSNVYLSGQTVSPGVPTKDKSLYNMIASQNPVAGAKASKYTAVSLKLYKYDAPALVAVPDLTNMNDTQAWRTLDRLTLKYFVVRPEVPTTNKDLVLKVAKQDPPAGATVPRDSQVKVTFYVWDTKNTVEVPYVTRENFYLAKSDLEQRGLKVATGPEVSTSDATLDGKVVGQDLPSKDGQYTRYPKGTTVTLTVYRFKPPSGTPVPSVIGMDSVEANRTLQKAGLNLRGKGARLTTDRQQHMKVAGQDPLPGSNVPGGTFVSVEFWDASAVMQSAVPNVIGRRLPEADSAIKQTGLKTAVNYKPIEIQSNDGLVSSQDPQPGRMVTPGTTVTLTAYRFDPNLPVNVMWVTGGSLDEARKYLELVGLKVQVKGEQMTTDKSRVGKVAKQDPGSETQTPRVPRGSVVSLWIYREATAQVVVPNMVGLKIEDAKTALDKLTLKGSLTGYRAAMHQGSNMTVAAQTPGPGTSVPAGSVVSFEGYFYDPQKLPKVAVPKMVNTPSDQARTALANAGLQWSASYRGTTNKADDGKVAAQNPQPGSLVPQGSIIKLEIYQVQTKK; encoded by the coding sequence ATGAAAAATTTTACCGCAAAGCTTTTCCTGGTAGTCCTGTCGATCTTTGTTCTACATATTTGCGTAGTGGAAATGTCCTTCGCTCAAAGTTCCGGTCCTGTAAAGACCATGCCGAACCTTATCGGCATGACACGCCAGCAAGCAGAGGCCGTTCTGAAGCAGGCGGGCGTATCCAATTATCGTGTAGGCTTTAAAGAAACATCCGATCAAAATCAGGACGAGAAGGTATTCACGCAGGAACCTGCGGCGGGCAAGCCCCTTCCTGCACCAGGGATAAACCCGTTGGCTCCCTCCGTCAATTTTACCTTTTACCTGAACAGAAATGTGCCGGTGTCAGTCCCCAATGTTGTGGGGTTGTCAGACGCTGAAGCTGGAAGGGTACTTAGTAACGTTTATTTAAGCGGTCAGACTGTTTCTCCCGGGGTGCCCACAAAAGATAAGAGTCTCTACAACATGATTGCAAGTCAGAACCCTGTTGCCGGCGCGAAGGCTTCAAAATACACCGCCGTCTCCCTTAAACTTTATAAATATGATGCTCCGGCTCTTGTGGCTGTTCCCGACCTTACAAACATGAATGACACCCAAGCATGGCGCACGCTGGACAGATTGACGCTAAAGTATTTTGTAGTAAGACCGGAAGTGCCGACAACGAATAAAGACCTGGTCTTGAAGGTTGCAAAGCAAGACCCGCCTGCAGGTGCGACTGTTCCGCGTGATTCGCAAGTCAAGGTTACCTTTTATGTCTGGGATACCAAAAACACAGTGGAAGTGCCTTACGTCACCCGCGAGAATTTTTATTTGGCAAAAAGTGATCTGGAACAGAGAGGCCTGAAAGTGGCAACCGGGCCGGAGGTATCCACATCGGATGCCACCCTGGACGGGAAGGTTGTGGGTCAGGATCTCCCGTCTAAAGACGGACAATACACGAGGTATCCCAAGGGGACAACCGTGACCCTTACGGTTTACCGCTTTAAACCCCCGTCCGGCACCCCGGTTCCCAGTGTTATTGGAATGGACTCTGTTGAGGCCAACCGGACTTTGCAGAAAGCAGGCCTCAACCTGAGGGGTAAGGGCGCGCGGCTGACAACCGATCGTCAGCAACACATGAAGGTTGCCGGTCAGGACCCATTGCCCGGGTCAAATGTCCCCGGCGGAACATTCGTCAGTGTGGAATTCTGGGATGCCAGCGCAGTTATGCAAAGCGCCGTTCCCAATGTAATCGGCCGCCGTTTGCCGGAAGCGGACTCCGCAATCAAACAGACGGGACTGAAAACGGCTGTAAACTATAAGCCAATCGAGATTCAGTCCAACGACGGGTTGGTGAGCTCCCAGGACCCGCAGCCGGGACGAATGGTTACACCCGGGACGACCGTTACGTTGACGGCCTACCGCTTTGATCCCAACCTCCCGGTAAATGTCATGTGGGTAACAGGCGGGTCGTTGGATGAGGCGCGGAAATATCTGGAACTGGTGGGATTAAAAGTACAGGTTAAGGGAGAGCAGATGACCACCGACAAGAGCCGGGTTGGAAAGGTGGCGAAACAGGACCCGGGGTCCGAGACCCAGACGCCTCGAGTTCCGCGAGGCTCTGTCGTCTCTCTGTGGATATATAGGGAGGCCACAGCGCAGGTTGTTGTCCCAAACATGGTGGGGCTTAAGATCGAGGATGCCAAAACCGCGCTCGATAAGCTGACGTTGAAGGGGAGCCTGACTGGATACAGGGCAGCGATGCACCAGGGTTCGAACATGACGGTTGCCGCCCAGACGCCGGGGCCGGGGACATCGGTTCCGGCAGGCAGTGTGGTGTCTTTCGAGGGTTATTTCTATGATCCTCAAAAACTGCCCAAAGTCGCGGTGCCCAAAATGGTGAACACCCCGTCAGACCAGGCGCGAACAGCGCTGGCCAATGCCGGGCTACAATGGTCTGCAAGCTACCGGGGAACGACGAATAAGGCGGATGACGGGAAGGTGGCCGCTCAGAATCCTCAACCGGGAAGCCTTGTGCCCCAGGGGTCAATAATCAAGTTGGAAATCTATCAAGTGCAAACAAAGAAATAG